The nucleotide window ttaaattatattaatttataaatttatttttctaaaatctatttataactaaaatatttttcaactgaattacaaagaaatttataattatcaaaGTTGAAACTCAATCCTATGaattaatatttcatattttaagtgatttagtagtcaattatttaaataaaaaattatttaaaacaaaaaaaataagtaatgcCATTACGAGTGATAAAACacgaaataaataataatgttttttttttttacaaatttagaaGTGTTCCCCTTTAATATAGACCAACCTTTagttataagaaattttttattatcaagttGGTATGTAAAGTACATTTTACTAAAtacttatatgatataatttaacttgaaagataaattttaaaatttaaaatttacaaatcagattttactatttaaataatataaatgatgTATTCTATACATTATTTTAGTTAGACAATGCTAGGGTGCACACCAAATGTACATCCCAAATATGCACACCAATgcaaatgacttttttttttttttttccttttaagtattttttaaatatccttaatcattaaaaaaataaaaataaaataaaatataagaatatacATATTTAAGAGTCACACTGTCAATTTCCATTCTAGTTATAAACTTAAACTAACAagcaaaaagtaaatttaaattcaaaaaagaaaggTGGGCTTTCGATGGGAGTATATACAGTGTACACATGTAGTAAGATTTTACAATTATAAGTAAAGCATTTTCCgcaactaaaatatatatattcatgaaatTCGGAATCcaatctcctctctctctcatctacgGATCTAACATTCTTTTTTGACTAATCCCCAAGCGTGAGCCCACCACACCACCCAGCATAGTTGACTATAATTCCTTTCTCTCCCATTTTCTCACTCTCTTAACCAATTTCATCTGGCAAAACTACCGTCACGGTAGATGGTGCCGGGCTGGCGTCACGGCCCAATCCCCGCCGTTCTATTAAGGATGATTCCAATCCCGGGTCCCAACGTGTGTATCACGCCGACTGATGCACGAAACTCGCAGCGGGAATCGGAGTGTGTGGGTGACGGTGCTCCCCTTCGTAGGTTACGATCAGCGTCTTCGGATCGTCTTGCGCTCTCTCCACGTGCTTCCTAGCCGGGCACCCTTTCACGCTACTGCACTTGTAATACCCTCTGCACAATCGgagaaaaaaaacagaaaatcacTAGAAGTTTCACGTGTGCCACGAGATTCGTCTTTGACTTTTACATAGTCCAAAAGATCTATGGTGAAGGACTAGAAAGATCTATGGAGTAGAATAGTACCGTGGATAAGGTGAGCCCTTGATCGGTTTTTGACCGTACTTTCTCCACGAGTACTCGTCCGGTTGTATATCGGTGATCTTCGAGCTTGTAGCCAGTATCCTGATAGTTTTCCTAACTCTTGATTTCCTAAAAAACACAGAAAGAAGcaacataacataaaaatttagaaattgcTGGAAAATTCAAGATCGCAAGTATTGGtgaacaaaatagaaaaagtaaccgAGCGGATAATCCCATGCCGACCTTCTTTTGGAGCAATGGCAACTACCGGACAAAGAGATCTTTGCCACCACGCCGGCAAGAGAATGATCCACGTTGCACTTTTTACGGTGAGATGACGACAGAGGCGGTTTTCCGGCTGAGAAGGTAGTGGTTGGAGCTACGAGGAGCGAGGTACCTAGTTTACCATTGGACACGCTGCCGTCTCCGGTAATCGCTGACATAAAGGAAGAAGTCGTGGAGGAAACGGGTGGAGATATGCTGAAGCGCTCCTTTGAGTACTGAATCGCCGACAATTCCGACCGCGACTCGAAAGTAGTAGCTTTAGGTTTTGCGAAATCGAGCGTGAAGGTCTGAGGTTGTTGCGGCCGGATCTCGGGGCCTTCGACCGGGTACGCAGGTccggaagaagaggaaggaggaTTAGACGGTCCGCGGCGGAAGCGGGCGTGGCCGGTCCGGTTTAGAATGGAAACAACCTGCTTGAATTTGGAGACAGTAAAGTCAGCGATTTCACGACAGTCTAGCTGGGGGTGGTCGTGGTTGAGGCCGAGGTATTGACCTTGAGGAGCCGGATGGGAGAGTAGGGAGATGAGGTGCTCCATGCTCTTCAACCCAGCCGATGCTGCTTGTTGTATAGCCGTATGCTCGTCCATCTTGGAGAAGCCGACCAGATCTATGGCCATAGTAGCTAGAGAACCAGAAATTAAGAAGCAGAGCAACAAGGAAGAGCTTAGAGGAAGAAAAAGGCGTAGACTTTGTgtgatgaagagagagagacgtgaggGAAGGTTTCTTATAAAAGAGATGGGAGGGTGGCAAAGTCAAGGAGGTTTCGGTCTCAATCCATGGATGGAAGGTTGGAAATTGGTTGGGGTTACTGTAATTGTCTAAAAGAGGTGTTGTTGGTGGGTCCCGTGCAGGTTTGAAAAACCAAAGGTAAAGGAACAGCGCTGTAATGCGCTGGCTTTTGAATTTTCCACAGGTAAAAGCAATGCAATGATCAACTCACAGGTGGgtgaactaaataataatagtaattattattattatggttgACTCACTAATTAGGTTGAAATTTAGAATAGAGAAATTCAGGAACcgtttagatttgaaaattattttattttatcttattaattttttaaaatttttatataaaatataataaataatttaaatttttaaattttaatttaatttttttaaatctcaaaataataataatattaaaaaataatattttaataatatattttataactttcatctttaatcaaaaagtcatttcattccatcttatctctaaatctaaaccaatctcaatatttttttctctttttaaatttttaaataatgttatatatatagtaatagggTGAATAAATTTCGttcattctattttaaaaaatgtatattttttttatgtaaattatagatttatataattttattttttaaaaaaagaaacaatcctaaaattataaatattttattttattttattttagtacttttattgGAAAAGTCGTCCTTGAATTTACATAGTTAAATCATCAGTTTCGAGATAAGATTCTAGCTCTATAGTTTTGATAAAAGAAAGTGGCAAGTGGGGTTATAATTTAAGAAGTCAAAAGCAATATGCTCAATTTTTTCCACTAGAACCTGTTCTCTTTTTTTGGCTTTTAGGGGACAAATCAAATACCACTCTTTTTGGGGGGGTGCTTTGAtacttttccttcatttattttttaaaattatatcaacaTGAACATTGTTTGAACATAATTTCTTGGTTATTTCATTGCAAATTGCAATcattatttatacataaaagCTAAAGCCCGTGGAAATGGAGGGGAAACCCTCTGAATTAATGGTGGGGCCCGCAGCCAAATAATGTCTTGGGTTTTGAGATTTCAGTGAAACTGTTGGCCGACTTTACATAATTAGCCGGGAA belongs to Juglans regia cultivar Chandler chromosome 8, Walnut 2.0, whole genome shotgun sequence and includes:
- the LOC109018051 gene encoding probable WRKY transcription factor 11, which encodes MAIDLVGFSKMDEHTAIQQAASAGLKSMEHLISLLSHPAPQGQYLGLNHDHPQLDCREIADFTVSKFKQVVSILNRTGHARFRRGPSNPPSSSSGPAYPVEGPEIRPQQPQTFTLDFAKPKATTFESRSELSAIQYSKERFSISPPVSSTTSSFMSAITGDGSVSNGKLGTSLLVAPTTTFSAGKPPLSSSHRKKCNVDHSLAGVVAKISLSGSCHCSKRRKSRVRKTIRILATSSKITDIQPDEYSWRKYGQKPIKGSPYPRGYYKCSSVKGCPARKHVERAQDDPKTLIVTYEGEHRHPHTPIPAASFVHQSA